Proteins encoded in a region of the Mycolicibacterium chitae genome:
- a CDS encoding arabinosyltransferase domain-containing protein: MPDLRLARVIAVVAGIAGILLCGLVPLLPVNQTTATINWPQTPGEDGFVSDVTAPLVSGAPRTLDVSIPCAAVASLPPEGGLVFSTIPERGIDASRNGLFVRANADIVFVAFRDSVAAAAPRADVDAGACSTLNIWANAGGVGADFVGLPNAAGTLAPEKKPQVAGLFTELQVPPQPGLSAFVDIDTRFISSPSALKLVAMVLGVACVIVSIVALAWLNRRSAHTVRHAWRRLTRVGVATWLADLGVIGTLAVWHVIGATSSDDGYNATIARISGEAGYSANYFRYFGASEAPFDWYQSVLAQLAAISTHGVWLRVPATLAGIATWLILSRWALPRLGRALAANRVTVWTTAAVFLASWLPFNNGLRPEPLIAFGALATWALVENAIGTRRLWLAAAAIVVAVFSVTTAPQGLIALAPLLVGARALARIVRERRPVDGLAAQLAPLAAALSLIFVVIFRDQTLATVAESARIKYVVGPTIAWYQDFLRYYFLTVEESVDGSLTRRFAVLLMLLCLFGLLAVLLRRGKVPGAASGPVWRLIGSTAVGLLLLTFTPTKWAVQFGAFAGLAGALGGVTAFAFSRVGLHSRRNLALYVTALLFVVAWATSGINGWFYTGNYGVPWWDRQPVLAGQPVTTMFLVLAILCSLLAGWLHFRIDYAGHTEVANTRRNRVLASTPMLIVALLMVLLQVGSMAKGFVQRYPVYTTGKANLAALTGSSCAMADDVLVEPDTNAGMLTPVPGQTYGEYGPLGGEDPIGFTPNGISEILEPAEPVTANPGLVNSDGSPNKPNVGVGYAAGTGGGYGPVGVNGSRVFLPFGLDPERTPVLGSYGENRLAAQATSAWYQLPPRTPDRPLVTVAAAGAIWYYDEEGGFNYGQSLKLQWGVHNPDGSYTALDEVQPIDIVAQKAWRNLRFPLSWAPPEANVARIVADDPNLSEDQWFGFTPPRVPVLQTAQELLGSSTPVLMDIATAANFPCQRPFAERLGVAELPEYRILPNFKQVVTSSNQWQSAEDGGPFLFIQALLTTATVPSYLRDDWYRDWGSIERFDRVVSAEQAPDAVIDTGAQRVSGWHRTGPIRALP, from the coding sequence GTGCCGGATCTCCGCCTTGCTCGCGTAATCGCCGTCGTCGCGGGGATCGCCGGCATACTGCTGTGCGGCCTGGTGCCGTTACTGCCGGTCAACCAGACCACCGCCACCATCAACTGGCCGCAGACCCCGGGCGAGGACGGCTTCGTCAGCGACGTCACCGCCCCGCTGGTCTCCGGCGCGCCCCGGACCCTCGACGTGTCCATCCCGTGCGCGGCCGTGGCCTCCCTGCCGCCCGAGGGCGGCCTGGTGTTCTCCACCATCCCCGAGCGTGGCATCGACGCCAGCCGCAACGGACTGTTCGTCCGGGCCAACGCCGACATCGTCTTCGTCGCGTTCCGGGACTCGGTCGCGGCGGCCGCCCCCCGCGCCGACGTCGACGCCGGCGCCTGCAGCACCCTGAACATCTGGGCCAACGCCGGCGGGGTGGGCGCGGACTTCGTCGGCCTGCCGAATGCCGCGGGCACCCTGGCACCCGAGAAGAAACCGCAGGTCGCCGGCCTGTTCACCGAACTTCAGGTGCCGCCGCAGCCGGGCCTGTCGGCCTTCGTGGACATCGACACCCGGTTCATCAGCTCGCCGAGCGCGCTCAAGCTGGTCGCGATGGTGCTCGGGGTGGCCTGCGTGATCGTCTCGATCGTCGCGCTGGCGTGGCTCAACCGCCGCTCGGCGCACACGGTGCGGCACGCCTGGCGGCGGCTGACCCGAGTGGGTGTGGCCACGTGGCTGGCCGACCTCGGCGTCATCGGCACCCTGGCGGTCTGGCACGTCATCGGCGCGACGTCGTCGGACGACGGCTACAACGCGACCATCGCCCGGATCTCCGGGGAGGCCGGCTACAGCGCCAACTACTTCCGCTACTTCGGCGCCAGCGAGGCCCCGTTCGACTGGTATCAGTCGGTGCTGGCGCAACTGGCCGCGATCAGCACCCACGGGGTGTGGCTGCGGGTGCCCGCCACCCTGGCCGGCATCGCGACCTGGCTCATCCTGAGCCGCTGGGCGCTGCCGCGGCTGGGCCGCGCGCTGGCCGCCAACCGGGTGACCGTGTGGACCACCGCCGCGGTGTTCCTGGCGTCCTGGCTGCCGTTCAACAACGGGCTGCGGCCCGAACCGCTGATCGCGTTCGGCGCGCTGGCCACCTGGGCGCTGGTGGAGAACGCCATCGGCACCCGCCGGCTGTGGCTGGCCGCGGCGGCCATCGTCGTCGCGGTGTTCAGCGTGACGACGGCACCGCAGGGCCTCATCGCGCTCGCGCCGCTGCTCGTCGGCGCCCGGGCGCTGGCCCGCATCGTCCGCGAACGCCGCCCCGTCGACGGCCTGGCCGCCCAGCTGGCACCGCTGGCGGCGGCGCTGTCGCTGATCTTCGTGGTGATCTTCCGCGACCAGACCCTGGCCACGGTCGCCGAGTCGGCCCGCATCAAGTACGTCGTCGGCCCCACCATCGCCTGGTACCAGGACTTCCTGCGGTACTACTTCCTGACGGTCGAGGAGAGCGTCGACGGTTCGCTGACCCGGCGCTTCGCCGTGCTGCTGATGCTGCTGTGCCTGTTCGGGCTGCTCGCGGTGCTGCTGCGGCGCGGCAAGGTGCCGGGCGCGGCCAGCGGCCCGGTGTGGCGCCTGATCGGCAGCACCGCGGTGGGTCTGCTGCTGCTGACGTTCACCCCGACCAAGTGGGCCGTGCAGTTCGGCGCGTTCGCCGGGCTGGCCGGGGCCCTCGGCGGCGTCACCGCGTTCGCGTTCTCCCGGGTGGGCCTGCACAGCCGCCGCAACCTGGCGCTGTACGTCACCGCGCTGCTGTTCGTCGTCGCCTGGGCCACCTCCGGCATCAACGGCTGGTTCTACACCGGCAACTACGGGGTGCCGTGGTGGGACCGCCAGCCGGTGCTGGCCGGACAGCCCGTGACGACGATGTTCCTGGTGCTGGCCATCCTGTGCTCGCTGTTGGCCGGCTGGCTGCACTTCCGGATCGACTACGCAGGGCACACCGAGGTGGCCAACACGCGCCGCAACCGGGTGCTGGCCTCGACGCCGATGCTGATCGTGGCGCTGCTGATGGTGCTGCTGCAGGTGGGCTCGATGGCCAAGGGCTTCGTGCAGCGCTACCCCGTCTACACCACCGGCAAGGCCAACCTGGCCGCGCTGACCGGCTCGAGCTGCGCCATGGCCGATGACGTGCTGGTCGAACCCGACACCAACGCCGGGATGCTGACGCCGGTGCCCGGGCAGACCTACGGCGAGTACGGCCCGCTGGGCGGCGAGGACCCGATCGGGTTCACCCCCAACGGGATCAGCGAGATCCTCGAGCCCGCCGAACCCGTCACCGCCAATCCCGGCCTGGTGAACTCCGACGGTTCCCCCAACAAGCCGAACGTCGGCGTCGGCTACGCCGCGGGCACCGGCGGCGGCTATGGGCCCGTCGGCGTCAACGGCTCTCGGGTGTTCCTGCCGTTCGGCCTGGACCCGGAGCGCACCCCGGTGCTGGGCAGCTATGGCGAGAATCGCCTTGCCGCCCAAGCCACCTCGGCCTGGTACCAGCTGCCGCCGCGCACCCCGGACCGGCCGCTGGTGACCGTGGCCGCGGCCGGCGCCATCTGGTACTACGACGAGGAGGGCGGCTTCAACTACGGGCAGTCGCTCAAGTTGCAGTGGGGCGTGCACAATCCCGACGGCAGCTACACCGCACTCGATGAGGTGCAGCCCATCGATATCGTCGCCCAAAAGGCTTGGCGCAACCTGCGTTTCCCGCTGTCGTGGGCGCCGCCGGAGGCCAACGTCGCGCGCATCGTGGCCGATGACCCGAACCTGTCCGAGGACCAGTGGTTCGGCTTCACCCCGCCGCGCGTCCCGGTCCTGCAGACCGCGCAGGAACTCCTGGGCTCGTCGACCCCGGTGCTGATGGACATCGCCACCGCCGCGAACTTCCCCTGCCAGCGGCCGTTCGCCGAGCGCCTGGGCGTGGCCGAACTGCCGGAGTACCGCATCCTGCCGAACTTCAAGCAGGTCGTCACGTCGTCGAACCAGTGGCAGTCCGCCGAGGACGGCGGGCCGTTCCTGTTCATCCAGGCGCTGCTGACCACCGCCACGGTCCCGTCGTACCTGCGCGACGACTGGTATCGGGACTGGGGTTCCATCGAACGTTTCGACCGCGTGGTGTCCGCCGAACAGGCCCCCGACGCCGTCATCGACACAGGCGCCCAGCGAGTTTCGGGCTGGCACCGCACCGGACCGATCAGGGCACTCCCATGA
- a CDS encoding helix-turn-helix transcriptional regulator — MRLSLGSAKTGINVRFITHALAGPTTWSVFGPEHEVRVWRRGTANSKEVVFDRGPNGRVDPGASNVWVIPAESRSAAEAREAFCEFAVLTLPPALIGATTLRPVAGRRDPLLLSMIERVAGTAGRTDVVSRLLRETLTDALRLHILDLYGEEPVRRQTSRVLDLAAQQRLLDYLRDGLDHEIDLRTLAGIAGMPVAGFRRAFAHTFNTTPYQYVLDLRIEKAKTMLSTTTLTITEIGAAAGFSSPSHFATTFKQRVGVTPTAYRNELRFPTR, encoded by the coding sequence ATGCGCCTGAGCCTGGGCTCCGCGAAGACCGGGATCAACGTTCGATTCATCACCCATGCGTTGGCTGGACCGACCACCTGGTCCGTCTTTGGGCCGGAGCATGAGGTGCGGGTGTGGCGCCGCGGCACCGCGAACTCCAAGGAGGTCGTGTTCGACCGCGGACCCAACGGTCGGGTCGATCCGGGCGCGAGCAACGTGTGGGTCATCCCCGCCGAATCGAGGTCAGCTGCCGAGGCCCGGGAAGCGTTCTGCGAGTTCGCTGTGTTGACGTTGCCTCCAGCTCTGATCGGGGCCACCACCCTGCGCCCGGTCGCCGGCCGGCGAGACCCACTGCTGCTGAGCATGATCGAGCGGGTCGCCGGCACAGCCGGCCGAACCGACGTCGTGTCGCGGCTGCTGCGGGAGACTTTGACCGATGCTCTGCGCCTGCACATCCTCGACCTTTACGGTGAAGAGCCGGTCCGACGCCAAACCAGTCGGGTACTCGATCTGGCTGCGCAGCAGCGGCTACTGGACTATCTGCGCGACGGCCTCGACCACGAGATCGATCTCCGCACGCTGGCTGGAATCGCTGGTATGCCGGTGGCCGGGTTCCGTCGCGCGTTCGCGCATACCTTCAACACGACGCCCTACCAGTACGTGCTGGACCTGCGCATCGAGAAGGCCAAGACGATGCTGTCGACCACTACCTTGACGATTACTGAAATCGGCGCGGCAGCTGGGTTTTCCAGCCCGAGCCACTTTGCTACCACGTTCAAGCAACGGGTGGGGGTCACGCCCACGGCGTACCGCAACGAGCTTCGCTTCCCGACTAGGTGA
- a CDS encoding helix-turn-helix domain-containing protein has product MTKPLTTPPSSDAEILTGCSQLLRDRLPDDWRVDAQRPPADAAIDAILALTAPSGEQVRFLVEAKRLLVSRDIPKVSEQLRWAAERELIDTKTMVMSRYLAPPIRERLSESGMSFVDATGNILVQSSRPALYVRDRGADKDPWRSPGRPRGSLAGEPAARVVRALIAGRGPWSARDLVSSSGASTGATYRVLEFLREEGLVQKTGTDYVLQDWPRLLRRWSRDYSFIRNNRTSNYIEPRGLEALQRKAANSKYSQYAITGSIAAAQWAPYAPARAAMVYVDDAEQAAREWGLRPAEKGANVLLAEPRYEVVFSGTSTNREGAIIVAAEQAAVDLLTGPGRNPSEGEELISWMERNEDVWRRG; this is encoded by the coding sequence TTGACCAAACCGCTCACCACACCCCCGAGCTCCGATGCGGAGATCCTGACCGGGTGCAGCCAGCTGCTGCGCGATCGCCTGCCTGACGACTGGCGGGTGGATGCTCAGCGACCGCCGGCGGACGCTGCGATCGACGCGATACTCGCGCTTACCGCACCTTCGGGCGAGCAGGTTCGTTTCCTCGTGGAGGCGAAGCGGCTGCTCGTCAGCCGCGACATTCCCAAGGTCTCTGAGCAACTGCGGTGGGCAGCCGAGCGCGAGCTCATCGACACCAAGACCATGGTCATGTCCCGATACCTCGCCCCCCCTATCCGCGAGCGACTGTCGGAAAGCGGCATGTCATTCGTCGACGCCACCGGCAACATTCTGGTCCAGTCATCACGGCCCGCGCTGTATGTGCGCGATCGGGGCGCCGACAAAGATCCCTGGCGAAGCCCGGGTCGGCCACGCGGGTCACTGGCAGGTGAGCCAGCCGCTCGTGTGGTTCGGGCGCTCATAGCAGGGCGCGGTCCGTGGTCGGCACGCGATCTCGTCAGCTCATCCGGAGCATCTACCGGCGCAACGTACCGGGTGTTGGAGTTCCTTCGAGAAGAGGGGCTGGTGCAGAAGACGGGCACCGACTACGTCCTGCAAGACTGGCCAAGGCTTCTACGCCGATGGAGCCGTGACTACAGCTTCATCCGCAACAACCGGACATCCAACTACATAGAGCCTCGCGGCCTGGAAGCGCTACAGAGAAAGGCTGCCAACTCCAAGTATTCGCAATATGCGATAACCGGATCGATCGCGGCGGCACAGTGGGCACCGTACGCTCCCGCCCGCGCGGCGATGGTTTACGTCGATGATGCGGAGCAAGCGGCGAGGGAATGGGGGCTACGGCCCGCCGAGAAAGGAGCGAATGTGCTTCTTGCGGAGCCCAGATACGAAGTGGTGTTTAGCGGGACAAGTACCAATCGTGAGGGCGCAATCATTGTCGCGGCTGAACAAGCAGCAGTAGACCTGCTCACGGGCCCGGGCCGAAACCCTTCTGAGGGAGAGGAACTCATCTCGTGGATGGAGCGGAACGAAGATGTGTGGCGTCGTGGATAA
- a CDS encoding mesocentin has translation MHRLVTVPLGFAALVLMSACGSGSPAGGPHDSAKPGAVPKLTANAQYCAQNRDPKCATGSFHGTNVHLAPSDGYWDANGKPVNGGPMGANGSTGNDLTQEYCARNQDPGCPVGSYVAPDAIKNPDGSSTYVVCEGTICTNPNHGAANSGGFWDANGNPIDGGPMGADGSTGNNRTQEYCARNQDPGCPVGSYVAPDAIKNPDGSPGYVVCEGTICTNPNHGAADPDSGVDTAGPDDEPANDTPTPDTDPDEGFPDDAPTPEAPAFPEPSDDGDAWDPGPIVDSDDEPSFDEP, from the coding sequence ATGCACAGACTCGTAACGGTCCCCCTCGGATTCGCAGCGCTGGTGTTGATGTCGGCATGCGGCTCCGGATCCCCAGCCGGAGGTCCGCATGATTCGGCCAAACCGGGCGCGGTGCCGAAGCTGACCGCCAATGCGCAGTACTGCGCGCAGAATCGCGACCCGAAGTGCGCAACGGGCAGTTTCCACGGCACGAACGTCCACCTCGCGCCCTCCGACGGTTACTGGGATGCCAACGGCAAACCCGTCAATGGCGGGCCGATGGGAGCTAACGGGTCCACCGGCAACGACCTAACCCAGGAGTACTGCGCCCGCAACCAAGATCCCGGCTGCCCGGTGGGCAGCTATGTTGCCCCCGATGCCATCAAGAACCCGGATGGCAGCTCCACCTACGTCGTCTGCGAAGGCACCATCTGCACCAACCCCAACCACGGGGCAGCTAACTCGGGGGGCTTCTGGGATGCCAACGGTAACCCGATCGACGGCGGACCGATGGGCGCCGACGGGTCCACCGGTAACAACCGCACCCAGGAGTACTGCGCCCGCAACCAAGATCCCGGCTGCCCGGTGGGCAGCTATGTTGCCCCCGATGCCATCAAGAACCCGGATGGCAGTCCCGGTTACGTCGTCTGCGAAGGCACCATCTGCACCAACCCCAACCACGGGGCAGCAGACCCAGACAGCGGCGTCGACACCGCTGGTCCCGACGACGAGCCCGCAAATGACACGCCCACGCCCGACACCGACCCGGACGAGGGTTTTCCGGATGATGCGCCCACACCGGAAGCACCGGCGTTCCCCGAACCGTCAGATGATGGTGACGCCTGGGACCCGGGACCAATAGTCGACTCGGACGACGAGCCGAGCTTCGACGAACCGTGA
- a CDS encoding MBL fold metallo-hydrolase → MNGRIKLGRAMLTRVVEHQFDAGTVLFPATPNEAWSANADLLVPDFYDPQTALLRLAIQTWIVEVDGLTVLIDTGIGNDRDRPHLPTLSHLSSDFPAALERAGVDPADVDVVVNTHLHTDHVGWNTTQVDGAWVPTFPNARYLMHDADHRHFGPDGPGHDDGARLLFADSIDPVAHQIQLWDDNYQISESLWLRTASGHTPGSSVVWLDAGVPAVFVGDLTHCPVQIPRPGDVCAFDVDPEEAVVTRRRIFTEAARRRAAVVPTHYPGRGGARIVARGDRFRVDDWLDLDPI, encoded by the coding sequence ATGAACGGCCGCATCAAACTGGGCAGAGCCATGCTGACCCGCGTCGTCGAGCATCAGTTCGACGCCGGCACCGTGCTATTTCCCGCCACCCCCAATGAGGCCTGGTCTGCCAACGCCGACCTGCTGGTGCCCGACTTCTACGATCCGCAGACTGCGCTGCTGCGCCTGGCCATCCAGACCTGGATCGTCGAGGTAGACGGCCTGACCGTGCTGATCGACACCGGCATCGGCAACGACCGCGACCGGCCCCACCTGCCCACGCTGTCACATCTGTCCAGCGACTTCCCGGCCGCATTGGAGCGGGCCGGCGTCGACCCGGCCGACGTCGACGTCGTCGTCAACACCCATTTGCACACCGATCACGTGGGCTGGAACACGACGCAGGTCGACGGAGCCTGGGTGCCGACGTTCCCCAACGCGCGCTACCTGATGCACGACGCCGACCACCGCCATTTCGGACCGGACGGCCCCGGCCACGACGACGGTGCGCGCCTGCTGTTCGCCGACAGCATCGACCCGGTGGCCCACCAGATCCAGCTCTGGGACGACAATTACCAGATCAGCGAATCACTGTGGCTGCGAACGGCTTCCGGGCACACGCCGGGTTCTTCGGTGGTGTGGCTGGACGCCGGGGTGCCCGCGGTCTTCGTTGGCGATCTGACCCACTGTCCCGTCCAGATCCCGCGGCCCGGCGACGTGTGCGCCTTCGACGTCGACCCCGAGGAGGCCGTCGTCACCCGCAGACGGATCTTCACCGAGGCCGCGCGGCGGCGGGCCGCCGTCGTCCCCACGCACTATCCCGGGCGCGGCGGTGCCCGGATCGTCGCGCGCGGCGACCGGTTCCGGGTGGACGACTGGCTGGACCTCGACCCGATCTGA
- a CDS encoding arabinosyltransferase domain-containing protein yields the protein MSDTQTIPPPARDTTRDVTVARWVAMIAGLIGFVLAVATPLLPVVQTTATLNWPQGGQFSNVTAPLISQAPVSLTATIPCQVIRDLPPEGAMVLGTAPADGKDAALNGLFVNVTAQRVDITDRNVVVASVPRQRVEAAGCERIEITSSEEGTYAEFVGLSQRDGSPQRTGFADPNLRPAIVGVFTELTGPAPPGLSFSATIDTRFSSTPTPLKLAAMLLAIVATVIAVLALWRLDRVDGRRMRRLIPGRWRTFTAVDAAVISAFLIWYVIGANSSDDGYILGMARVADHAGYMSNYFRWFGSPEDPFGWYYNVLALMTHVSTASIWMRLPDLVAALVCWLLLSREVLPRFGPAVVASRPALWAAGMVLLAAWMPFNNGLRPEGQIAVGALITYVLIERAITSGRLTPAALAIITAAFTLGIQPTGLIAVAALIAGGRPILRIVARRRRVVGLWPLLLPLLAAGTVVLTVVFADQTFATVLEATRIRTAIGPSQEWYTENLRYYYLILPTVDGSLSRRFGFLITALSLFAAMFIMLRRKRISGVARGPAWRLMGVIFATMFVLMFTPTKWVHHFGLFAAVGAAVAALATVLVSRTVLRWSRNRMAFVTALLFVMALCWSTTNGWWYVSSFGVPFNNDKPAIAGITVSTMFFVLFAISAVYTAWLHFAPRDRGEGRLARAVTAAPIPVAAGFMVVVFIASMLVGVVRQYPTYSNAWANLRAFTGGCGLADDVLVEPDAGDGFLTPVGGPFGALGALGGERPVGFTANGVPEHIVAEAIRLNRVVPGSDYDWDAPEELETPGVNGSTVPLPYGLDPARVPLAGSYVTGPQQPSTLASAWYELPPEDDGHPLVVITAAGTITGNSVFNGRTEGQTVELEYGRPGPDGAPEALGRLVPYDLGPAPSWRNLRFPRAQIPSDATFVRVVADDASLTPGDWIAVTPPRVPELRSIQEYVGSEQPVLMDWAVGLAFPCQQPMLHANGVTEVPNYRITPDYNAKRLDTDTWQDGINGGLLGISDLLLRQHVMATYLSQDWGRDWGSLRRFETIVDATPAEIDLGSATRSGLWKPGEIRIKP from the coding sequence ATGAGCGATACGCAGACCATCCCCCCGCCGGCGCGCGATACCACCAGGGACGTCACCGTGGCCCGCTGGGTCGCGATGATCGCCGGGCTCATCGGCTTCGTGCTGGCCGTCGCGACCCCCCTGCTGCCGGTGGTACAGACCACCGCGACGCTGAACTGGCCGCAGGGCGGGCAATTCAGCAACGTCACCGCGCCGCTGATCTCGCAGGCCCCAGTGTCGCTGACGGCGACCATCCCGTGTCAGGTGATCCGGGACCTGCCACCCGAGGGCGCGATGGTGCTCGGCACCGCCCCGGCCGACGGTAAGGACGCCGCACTCAACGGCCTGTTTGTCAACGTCACCGCGCAGCGCGTCGACATCACCGACCGCAACGTGGTGGTGGCCAGCGTGCCGCGCCAACGGGTCGAGGCCGCCGGTTGCGAACGCATCGAGATCACCTCCTCGGAGGAGGGCACCTACGCCGAGTTCGTGGGCCTGAGCCAGCGCGACGGCAGCCCGCAGCGCACCGGCTTCGCCGACCCGAACCTGCGCCCGGCGATCGTCGGCGTCTTTACCGAACTCACCGGCCCGGCCCCGCCCGGCCTGTCCTTCTCGGCGACCATCGACACCCGATTCTCCAGCACCCCAACGCCGTTGAAGCTCGCGGCGATGCTGCTGGCGATCGTGGCCACCGTGATCGCGGTGCTGGCGCTGTGGCGCCTCGACCGCGTCGACGGGCGGCGCATGCGGCGGCTGATCCCGGGCCGCTGGCGCACCTTCACCGCGGTCGACGCGGCAGTGATCTCGGCGTTCCTGATCTGGTACGTCATCGGCGCCAATTCCTCGGACGACGGCTACATCCTGGGCATGGCGCGCGTCGCCGACCACGCCGGCTACATGTCGAACTACTTCCGCTGGTTCGGCAGCCCCGAGGACCCGTTCGGCTGGTACTACAACGTGCTGGCGCTGATGACCCATGTCAGCACGGCGAGCATCTGGATGCGGCTGCCGGATCTGGTTGCCGCACTGGTCTGCTGGCTGCTGCTGTCCCGCGAGGTACTGCCCCGGTTCGGCCCGGCCGTGGTCGCGAGTCGCCCGGCGCTGTGGGCGGCGGGCATGGTCCTGCTCGCCGCGTGGATGCCGTTCAACAACGGCCTGCGCCCCGAGGGCCAGATCGCCGTCGGCGCGCTGATCACCTACGTGCTGATCGAACGCGCGATCACCTCCGGCCGGCTCACCCCCGCGGCGCTGGCGATCATCACCGCCGCCTTCACCCTCGGCATCCAGCCCACCGGGCTGATCGCGGTGGCCGCGCTGATCGCCGGTGGCCGACCCATCCTGCGCATCGTGGCCCGGCGTCGCCGCGTGGTCGGCCTGTGGCCGCTGCTGCTGCCGCTGCTGGCCGCGGGCACCGTGGTGCTGACGGTGGTCTTCGCCGATCAGACCTTCGCCACGGTGTTGGAGGCCACCCGGATCCGCACCGCGATCGGTCCGAGCCAGGAGTGGTACACCGAGAACCTGCGCTACTACTACCTGATCTTGCCGACGGTGGACGGCTCGCTGTCGCGCCGGTTCGGGTTCCTGATCACCGCGCTGTCGCTGTTCGCGGCGATGTTCATCATGTTGCGCCGCAAGCGGATCTCCGGCGTGGCCCGCGGGCCGGCCTGGCGGCTGATGGGCGTCATCTTCGCCACCATGTTCGTGCTGATGTTCACCCCCACCAAGTGGGTGCACCACTTCGGCCTGTTCGCCGCGGTGGGCGCCGCGGTGGCCGCGCTGGCCACCGTGCTGGTGTCGCGCACCGTGCTGCGCTGGTCGCGCAACCGGATGGCGTTCGTCACCGCGCTGCTGTTCGTGATGGCGCTGTGCTGGTCGACCACCAACGGCTGGTGGTACGTGTCGAGCTTCGGCGTACCGTTCAACAACGACAAACCCGCCATCGCCGGGATCACCGTCAGCACCATGTTTTTCGTGCTGTTCGCCATCTCGGCGGTCTACACCGCGTGGCTGCATTTCGCGCCGCGCGACCGCGGTGAGGGCCGGTTGGCCCGGGCCGTCACCGCGGCGCCGATCCCGGTGGCCGCGGGGTTCATGGTCGTGGTGTTCATCGCCTCGATGCTGGTCGGCGTGGTCCGGCAGTACCCGACGTACTCGAACGCGTGGGCCAACCTACGCGCCTTCACCGGCGGCTGCGGCCTGGCCGACGACGTGCTGGTGGAACCGGACGCAGGCGACGGTTTCCTGACACCCGTCGGCGGCCCGTTCGGCGCCCTCGGCGCGCTCGGCGGCGAGCGCCCGGTCGGCTTCACCGCCAACGGTGTGCCCGAACACATTGTCGCCGAGGCGATTCGGCTCAACCGGGTGGTGCCCGGCTCCGACTACGACTGGGACGCCCCGGAGGAACTCGAGACCCCCGGCGTCAACGGCTCCACGGTGCCGCTGCCCTACGGGCTGGACCCCGCGCGGGTGCCGCTGGCCGGGAGCTACGTGACCGGGCCGCAGCAGCCCAGCACGCTGGCCTCGGCCTGGTACGAGCTGCCGCCCGAGGACGACGGCCATCCGCTGGTGGTCATCACCGCCGCGGGCACCATCACCGGCAACAGCGTCTTCAACGGCCGCACCGAGGGTCAGACCGTCGAACTCGAGTACGGCCGCCCCGGACCCGACGGCGCCCCCGAGGCGCTGGGCCGGCTGGTGCCCTACGACCTGGGCCCGGCGCCGTCGTGGCGCAACCTGCGCTTCCCGCGCGCCCAGATCCCGTCGGACGCAACGTTTGTCCGGGTAGTCGCCGACGACGCGTCGTTGACCCCGGGCGACTGGATCGCCGTGACACCCCCGCGGGTGCCCGAACTGCGCTCCATCCAGGAGTACGTCGGTTCCGAGCAGCCGGTGCTGATGGACTGGGCCGTGGGCCTGGCCTTCCCGTGCCAGCAGCCGATGCTGCACGCCAACGGCGTCACCGAGGTGCCGAACTACCGGATCACCCCGGACTACAACGCCAAGCGGCTGGACACCGACACCTGGCAGGACGGCATCAACGGCGGCCTGCTGGGCATCAGCGACCTGCTGCTGCGTCAGCACGTGATGGCTACCTACCTGTCGCAGGACTGGGGCCGGGACTGGGGCTCGCTGCGTCGCTTCGAGACCATCGTCGACGCGACGCCCGCCGAGATCGACCTGGGCAGCGCGACACGTTCCGGGCTGTGGAAACCGGGCGAGATCCGCATCAAGCCGTAG
- a CDS encoding S1 family peptidase has product MASGAILAAGIAVAFVALVFWPNPTVPADQPNMSQVMTGTSNDWLSFDDFVPGTAIAADDADNDEYECTLGFLGRDGSDAAIGFTAGHCARPGDGSPHFTRTGDEDDAVELGRFTTVQTALTPDKVVETGSDGWSDFAVIEIDPALAESAEGNARIAGVYRVTKVLDHEYLLNNNVTLCKFGFVSGETCGKVSGHDHLTVEAELYSASGDSGSPAYVKLGNDEVAAVGILRGSPEGEDNYTEFSLLAPILEATGSSIFCDDPTCHGN; this is encoded by the coding sequence GTGGCCAGTGGGGCAATCCTGGCGGCGGGGATCGCGGTGGCATTCGTCGCGTTGGTGTTCTGGCCGAATCCCACTGTGCCGGCTGATCAACCGAACATGTCGCAGGTGATGACCGGAACGAGCAACGATTGGTTGTCCTTCGATGACTTCGTTCCCGGCACGGCAATCGCTGCCGACGACGCCGACAACGACGAGTACGAGTGCACGCTCGGATTCCTCGGGCGTGATGGTTCAGATGCGGCGATCGGTTTCACCGCGGGCCACTGTGCCCGTCCGGGCGACGGTTCACCGCACTTCACCCGAACTGGCGATGAGGACGATGCCGTTGAGCTTGGCCGTTTCACGACGGTCCAGACCGCCCTCACGCCGGACAAGGTCGTGGAGACCGGTTCGGACGGGTGGTCGGACTTCGCGGTGATCGAAATCGACCCGGCGCTGGCTGAATCGGCGGAAGGAAACGCCAGGATCGCTGGGGTGTACCGGGTGACCAAGGTGCTCGATCACGAGTATCTGTTGAACAACAACGTGACTCTATGCAAGTTCGGATTCGTCAGCGGCGAAACCTGCGGCAAGGTTTCCGGACACGACCACCTCACTGTGGAAGCCGAATTGTATTCCGCCTCGGGAGATTCTGGCTCACCCGCGTACGTGAAACTCGGCAACGACGAAGTCGCCGCCGTCGGAATCTTGCGGGGCTCCCCCGAGGGAGAGGACAACTACACCGAGTTCTCCCTGCTCGCACCGATACTCGAAGCAACGGGCTCATCCATTTTCTGTGACGATCCGACGTGCCACGGAAACTGA